One genomic window of Sphingomonas ginsengisoli An et al. 2013 includes the following:
- a CDS encoding GTP pyrophosphokinase — protein MSKEQELLDRWHAERGTYLAWGRKISREVAERLAPIIAPVPASYFLRTPAEPRAKDGQKLIEKAFYRNKPYADPYDDITDKVGTRFVVLLGSDIKKVEQAIESVGGWTLSKDRDYEAEQNENPLKFDYAAVHFIVRPDADTDHDGINIPAGTPCEVQIKTLLQHAYSELTHDTIYKPQIAATPYMQRNAAKAMALLEATNDYFEKVSTDVDAALAAVRQMTSDLSAIYRELIGIEPKPTSLEGLLLGAYENTSPNYLEEVKRLLDEKGFLPGLIRERVAANNPIFKQPSVLLAYLAICSSARRAKAQWPLTEREMEPLLNDLGESVH, from the coding sequence ATGAGCAAGGAGCAGGAACTGCTCGATCGGTGGCACGCCGAGAGGGGCACCTACTTGGCATGGGGACGGAAGATATCTCGCGAGGTCGCAGAGCGGCTTGCGCCCATCATTGCCCCAGTTCCCGCGAGTTACTTCTTGCGGACGCCGGCGGAGCCCCGGGCGAAAGATGGACAGAAACTGATTGAAAAGGCGTTCTACCGGAACAAGCCTTACGCCGACCCATATGACGATATCACCGATAAGGTGGGGACGCGTTTCGTCGTCCTGCTCGGCAGCGACATCAAGAAGGTCGAACAGGCCATTGAGTCAGTTGGGGGCTGGACGCTCTCGAAGGATCGAGACTATGAGGCGGAACAGAACGAGAACCCACTCAAGTTCGATTATGCCGCTGTCCACTTCATCGTGCGTCCAGACGCAGACACTGATCATGACGGCATCAACATTCCTGCCGGCACTCCATGTGAGGTGCAGATCAAGACTCTGCTTCAGCACGCGTACAGTGAACTTACGCACGACACGATCTACAAGCCACAAATTGCCGCGACTCCGTACATGCAGCGCAATGCGGCGAAGGCTATGGCCCTACTCGAGGCCACTAACGACTACTTCGAGAAAGTCTCCACAGATGTCGATGCGGCCCTCGCGGCTGTCAGGCAGATGACATCCGACCTAAGCGCCATTTATCGCGAACTCATTGGGATCGAGCCGAAGCCAACATCCTTGGAAGGCCTTCTGCTCGGCGCCTACGAGAATACTTCTCCCAATTATCTGGAAGAGGTGAAGCGCCTTTTGGATGAGAAAGGCTTTCTTCCAGGGCTGATCCGCGAAAGGGTTGCCGCGAACAATCCGATTTTTAAACAGCCGTCGGTACTGCTCGCGTACCTTGCGATTTGCTCGTCGGCACGGCGCGCGAAGGCTCAGTGGCCGCTCACCGAACGAGAGATGGAGCCGCTTTTGAACGACCTTGGCGAAAGTGTTCACTGA
- a CDS encoding ATP-binding protein: MGEHNGVDIGHIVKVFFIDEETGWVHAKTAEGVNRKFQQSDGVLPEHGDVLFLFDNRYEPAPEGAWTGQNNIAVVRSIQEDARVLIDGWMGLSLTTNPNHVAIEPHNTVEYNEIDGIVRVLSKTPVRPRDFGLEATDILKDYLVAPSANPLTFEEFGGYREVVGRARELIETQLDRREQLAAIGARPVRGILFTGPPGTGKTHLARIIAHESQADFFLISGPSIVSKWVGDTEDNLRKIFEAAAAAENGRAIIFFDEIDSIAERRSGESHEASKRLVAQLLTLMDGFENKDRSVVVIAATNRVESLDPALTRPGRFDWEIQFGLPSLEDRLAILAVGAKQIKTTGDLPLRQLAELSAGWSSAELDSIWAEAALVAAGDDRHSIAGEDLAQGYERVAARPRREQSANDDKEVM, translated from the coding sequence ATGGGTGAGCACAACGGAGTCGACATCGGTCACATCGTCAAGGTGTTCTTCATCGACGAGGAAACCGGCTGGGTCCACGCGAAGACTGCCGAAGGGGTCAATCGCAAGTTCCAACAGTCCGATGGCGTCCTTCCCGAGCATGGTGACGTCCTCTTCCTCTTTGATAATCGCTACGAACCTGCTCCCGAAGGCGCCTGGACTGGGCAAAACAATATCGCTGTGGTGCGAAGCATCCAGGAAGATGCGCGGGTGCTGATCGATGGGTGGATGGGGCTCAGTCTGACCACCAATCCCAATCACGTCGCGATCGAGCCGCATAACACGGTCGAATACAACGAGATCGACGGGATCGTGAGGGTCCTGTCGAAAACGCCGGTACGACCCCGGGACTTCGGCCTCGAAGCGACAGATATCCTGAAAGATTATCTGGTTGCGCCTTCTGCCAATCCCCTCACGTTCGAAGAATTCGGTGGCTACCGGGAGGTGGTCGGCCGCGCCCGCGAGCTGATCGAAACACAGCTGGATCGCCGTGAGCAACTCGCGGCGATCGGCGCGCGACCAGTCAGAGGTATCTTGTTCACGGGACCGCCGGGGACAGGGAAGACACATCTCGCCAGGATCATCGCGCATGAATCACAAGCCGACTTCTTCCTGATCAGTGGCCCATCGATCGTCAGCAAGTGGGTCGGCGACACGGAGGACAATCTGCGAAAGATCTTCGAAGCCGCGGCCGCGGCAGAGAACGGGCGCGCCATCATCTTCTTCGATGAGATTGATAGTATCGCCGAGCGACGCTCGGGAGAGTCACACGAGGCCTCAAAGCGACTGGTCGCACAGCTTCTCACTCTCATGGATGGGTTCGAGAACAAGGATCGAAGTGTGGTCGTGATTGCAGCGACCAACCGGGTGGAATCGCTCGATCCCGCGCTTACTCGGCCAGGAAGGTTCGATTGGGAGATCCAGTTCGGCCTGCCCTCCCTCGAAGATCGGCTCGCGATCCTTGCTGTGGGAGCCAAGCAGATCAAGACGACCGGAGATCTGCCGCTCAGGCAGCTTGCGGAACTCAGCGCCGGTTGGTCATCGGCAGAGCTGGACTCGATCTGGGCCGAAGCGGCCTTGGTAGCCGCTGGCGACGACCGTCATAGCATTGCCGGGGAAGACCTGGCCCAAGGGTACGAGCGAGTGGCTGCCCGCCCGCGCCGGGAGCAATCAGCCAACGACGACAAGGAAGTGATGTGA
- a CDS encoding polynucleotide kinase-phosphatase, with protein sequence MKIEIPEFALVLLVGASGTGKSSFAAKHFLPTEVISSDRMRGWVADDETDQVATSDAFDVLHYLVEKRLKGRRFTVIDATNVQPEARKGLIALARKWHALAVAIVFDLPEDIAVDRNAQRLDRQFGAGPVRRQMQSLRRSIGGMSREGLRYVHRLRSVKDIDAVEITRTRLWNDRRELTGPFDIIGDVHGCGDELESLLSQLGYAVSWSGKDVTVTPPDGRRAVFVGDLVDRGPRSPDVLRIAKHMVEAGHALAVVGNHDDKLKRHLAGRQVKLSHGLAETVEQLAAEPPEFTASLQSWLDGLISHYVLDGGKLVVAHAGLKEEMQGRASGAIRSFCMYGETTGEIDEFGLPVRWDWAADYKGKAKVIYGHTPVLEANWVNGTLCIDTGCVFGGKLTALRYPELELVSVPAAKSYYEPIRPLAGPPADTGDTNPLQLNLADVLGKQVIETRTYGMVTVREENATAALEVMSRHAVDPRWLIYLPPTMSPAETSAMDGWLERPEEAFAYYGSKGVKTLIAEEKHMGSRGLILLARTQEAAAKRFGVHDGSRGVIVTRTGRRFFNDAELEAAALHRVDAAMEASALWSELSTDWVLWDAEILPWSMKAGALVRGQYAAVGAAAISGLDTLSRALSSARSRGVGVADLAETTFGRLNDAVRFRSAYNRYVAPFAGIDDLKIAPFHLLASESSAHSDKSHLWHMGAAHRLSTADPALLLATEYRRIDLDDDRSTADAIAWWEQMTEAGGEGMVVKPLDFVTLGQKGLLQPAIKCRGREYLRIIYGPDYDRPENLLRLKKRGLGQKRSMALREFALGLEALHRFVEHSPLTRVHQCVFGVLAMESEPVDPRL encoded by the coding sequence GTGAAGATTGAAATTCCTGAGTTCGCCCTTGTCTTGCTGGTCGGAGCATCCGGCACCGGTAAGTCCAGCTTCGCCGCCAAGCACTTCCTTCCGACTGAGGTGATCTCTTCGGACCGGATGCGCGGGTGGGTCGCGGACGATGAAACGGACCAAGTCGCCACCAGCGATGCGTTCGACGTCCTGCACTATCTCGTCGAGAAGCGCCTGAAAGGTCGACGTTTCACCGTTATCGACGCCACAAACGTTCAGCCGGAAGCGCGCAAGGGCCTGATTGCGCTTGCCCGCAAATGGCATGCCTTGGCGGTGGCGATCGTGTTCGACCTACCGGAGGACATTGCGGTCGACCGCAATGCGCAACGCCTCGATCGGCAATTCGGAGCCGGTCCCGTCCGACGGCAGATGCAAAGCCTTCGTCGCTCGATTGGCGGGATGAGCCGCGAGGGGCTGCGTTACGTTCACCGGCTTCGCTCCGTCAAAGACATCGATGCTGTAGAGATCACTCGCACACGCCTGTGGAATGACCGAAGGGAGCTTACCGGCCCCTTCGACATCATCGGTGATGTCCACGGCTGCGGTGACGAGCTCGAGAGTCTGCTGTCGCAACTCGGATACGCCGTCTCCTGGAGCGGCAAGGATGTGACGGTAACGCCGCCGGACGGTCGACGGGCGGTTTTCGTCGGCGACCTGGTTGACCGGGGACCGCGCTCACCAGATGTGCTGCGCATTGCGAAGCATATGGTGGAAGCTGGCCATGCGCTCGCCGTTGTCGGCAACCATGACGACAAGTTGAAGCGCCATCTAGCCGGCCGGCAGGTGAAGTTGAGCCACGGCCTTGCCGAGACCGTCGAGCAGCTTGCCGCAGAGCCGCCCGAGTTCACCGCCAGCCTGCAATCGTGGCTTGACGGATTGATCAGCCACTACGTCCTCGATGGCGGCAAGCTCGTCGTTGCGCATGCCGGCCTGAAGGAAGAGATGCAGGGCCGCGCCTCGGGCGCTATTCGATCCTTCTGCATGTATGGCGAGACCACGGGCGAGATCGACGAGTTCGGCCTGCCCGTGCGCTGGGACTGGGCGGCCGATTACAAGGGCAAGGCCAAGGTGATCTACGGCCACACCCCGGTGCTTGAGGCCAACTGGGTCAACGGCACGCTATGCATCGATACCGGCTGCGTTTTCGGTGGCAAGCTGACGGCGCTGCGCTACCCTGAGCTGGAGCTTGTCTCTGTCCCGGCGGCCAAGAGCTACTACGAGCCCATCCGCCCGCTCGCAGGACCACCGGCGGACACGGGCGACACGAATCCGCTCCAGCTGAACCTGGCCGACGTGCTCGGCAAGCAGGTGATCGAGACTCGTACCTACGGCATGGTGACGGTGCGTGAGGAGAATGCGACGGCGGCACTGGAAGTGATGAGCCGCCATGCTGTTGACCCTCGATGGCTCATCTACCTCCCGCCAACCATGTCGCCGGCTGAAACCAGCGCCATGGATGGGTGGCTGGAGCGGCCGGAAGAGGCGTTCGCCTATTACGGCAGCAAGGGCGTGAAAACGCTCATTGCCGAAGAGAAGCACATGGGTTCGCGAGGCCTCATTCTGCTTGCGCGCACGCAGGAGGCTGCCGCCAAGCGCTTTGGCGTCCATGATGGCAGCCGTGGCGTGATCGTCACCCGTACGGGTCGACGCTTCTTCAACGATGCGGAGCTTGAGGCCGCAGCGCTGCACCGGGTGGATGCGGCGATGGAGGCATCGGCGCTGTGGTCCGAGCTCTCTACTGACTGGGTTTTGTGGGACGCGGAGATCCTGCCCTGGAGCATGAAAGCTGGTGCCTTGGTGCGGGGGCAGTATGCGGCCGTCGGGGCCGCGGCAATCAGTGGTCTGGATACGCTTTCACGAGCGCTTTCGTCCGCACGGTCGCGCGGGGTGGGGGTCGCTGATCTGGCTGAGACAACTTTCGGACGGCTCAACGATGCCGTTCGTTTCCGTTCGGCCTACAACCGCTACGTTGCTCCGTTCGCTGGCATCGACGACCTGAAGATCGCGCCCTTCCACCTGCTGGCCAGCGAGAGTTCTGCGCACTCCGACAAGAGCCACTTGTGGCACATGGGCGCGGCGCACCGGCTGTCCACTGCTGATCCTGCTTTGCTGCTTGCGACCGAGTATCGGCGCATCGATCTTGATGATGACCGCTCAACTGCGGATGCAATTGCCTGGTGGGAGCAGATGACCGAGGCAGGCGGCGAAGGCATGGTCGTGAAGCCATTAGACTTCGTCACCCTGGGACAGAAAGGTTTGCTTCAGCCCGCCATCAAGTGTCGCGGCCGGGAGTATCTCCGGATCATCTACGGACCCGATTACGACCGGCCCGAGAACCTGCTCCGCCTGAAGAAGCGTGGCCTCGGCCAGAAAAGGTCAATGGCGCTGCGAGAATTCGCCCTCGGGCTAGAGGCGCTGCACCGCTTCGTCGAACACTCTCCGCTCACGCGGGTGCATCAATGCGTATTCGGTGTGCTGGCAATGGAAAGCGAGCCTGTCGACCCGCGTCTGTGA
- a CDS encoding nucleoid-associated protein, with protein MIAAFKASAQCMEMTIREFGAGSVVANGVELITKSDDDFVGHSQLFADALANAQGSRAIPGGLIVVFDGTVGHPATRFFGLMKAELHEGFIKTNDLQARFENNLFLSPKTKLYKIGLFISDGAEPRPALPEGWRPVVYDSAMTSLQRDAAATYFYSTFLGLNIPENAAQQVRKFFEETKAFIKASNLAEDEKVDLFNGLYSYLKLDRGNTIQTSRFANTYMRPEMADEYERHMRQKRFPAGAVTKDLSEVTGLLRWRKLKFPRSITLSGPPDAVRDLVTVDRIEGERGAGWTQITIRGEMQGQE; from the coding sequence GTGATCGCCGCCTTCAAGGCGAGCGCCCAGTGCATGGAGATGACGATCCGAGAGTTCGGCGCCGGCAGCGTCGTGGCGAATGGCGTCGAGCTGATCACTAAGAGCGATGATGATTTTGTTGGCCACTCGCAGCTGTTTGCGGATGCCTTAGCGAACGCTCAAGGATCGCGCGCCATCCCGGGCGGGCTCATAGTCGTGTTCGACGGAACAGTTGGTCATCCAGCCACTCGTTTCTTCGGCCTCATGAAAGCTGAGCTGCACGAGGGATTCATCAAAACGAACGATCTTCAAGCCAGGTTTGAAAACAACCTTTTCCTCAGTCCGAAGACCAAGCTCTACAAGATCGGGCTCTTCATCAGCGATGGAGCCGAGCCGCGGCCGGCCCTCCCAGAGGGATGGCGACCGGTAGTCTACGATAGCGCTATGACGTCCTTGCAGCGCGACGCTGCAGCTACCTATTTCTACAGCACTTTCCTCGGGCTCAACATCCCCGAGAACGCCGCTCAGCAAGTTCGAAAGTTCTTCGAGGAGACCAAAGCCTTCATCAAGGCGAGCAACTTGGCCGAAGACGAGAAGGTCGACCTCTTCAACGGGCTGTATTCTTACTTGAAGCTTGACCGCGGCAACACGATCCAGACTTCGCGGTTCGCCAACACGTACATGCGGCCGGAGATGGCAGATGAGTACGAGAGGCATATGCGCCAGAAGCGGTTCCCCGCAGGCGCGGTCACCAAGGACCTGTCGGAGGTCACAGGGTTGCTGCGTTGGCGGAAGCTCAAGTTTCCCAGATCGATCACTCTGTCGGGTCCGCCGGATGCTGTGCGAGACCTCGTTACTGTCGACAGGATCGAGGGCGAGCGGGGTGCCGGCTGGACGCAGATCACGATCCGCGGCGAGATGCAGGGGCAGGAATGA
- a CDS encoding 3' terminal RNA ribose 2'-O-methyltransferase Hen1 — MLLTISTTHQPATDLGFLLMKHPDNVHSVDLSFGRATLFYPEAKEERCTAAITLEVDTVELVRGKAKIEDQYVSDRPYVASSLLSVALGRLLNTAMGGRSKHRQELAEVAIPLEVELTPLPARGAADLLARLFEPLGYSVQVSAIPLDPAHPEWGDSPYVQLKLAGQQRLAALLAHLFVLIPVLDNSKHYYVGEDEVQKLLRKGEGWLETHPDRELIVRRYLRGFQSLMRQARTRLDERVEAEDAEEHSSRDAEEEAIEKPIRLNDQRMTYVAALIRESGAESILDLGCGEGRLLRELIKIPGLRKIIGVEVAPRVLAAAGDRLKLDHMPDMKRQRIQLLQGSLVYRDDRLTGFDAAAVIEVIEHMEPERLPAFEAALFGHARPRLAVITTPNREFNVMFEGMRPEAMRHPDHRFEWTRAEFRHWAQSVAQAHGYEIRFEGIGAEDAAHGHPTQVAIFVRAENVRAAA, encoded by the coding sequence ATGCTGCTGACCATTTCGACGACGCATCAGCCCGCGACCGACTTGGGCTTCCTGCTGATGAAGCATCCGGACAACGTGCATTCGGTGGACCTGTCGTTCGGTCGCGCGACCCTGTTCTACCCCGAGGCGAAGGAGGAACGTTGCACGGCTGCGATCACCTTAGAGGTCGATACGGTCGAGTTGGTGCGCGGCAAGGCAAAGATCGAGGATCAGTATGTCAGCGACCGGCCCTATGTGGCTTCCTCCCTGCTGTCGGTCGCGCTTGGGCGGCTCCTCAACACGGCGATGGGCGGCCGCTCCAAGCACCGACAGGAGCTGGCCGAGGTCGCGATCCCTTTGGAGGTCGAACTTACACCATTGCCGGCTCGAGGAGCCGCCGATCTGCTCGCCCGCTTGTTCGAGCCGCTTGGCTATTCCGTCCAAGTGTCTGCCATCCCGCTCGATCCGGCGCACCCGGAATGGGGTGATAGCCCTTACGTCCAGCTGAAGCTGGCCGGCCAGCAACGGTTGGCGGCGCTGCTCGCCCATCTGTTCGTGCTCATTCCCGTGCTCGACAATTCAAAGCATTACTACGTGGGCGAAGACGAGGTGCAGAAGCTGCTCCGCAAGGGCGAAGGGTGGCTTGAGACGCACCCAGACCGAGAATTGATCGTCCGGCGCTACCTGCGGGGCTTTCAGTCGCTCATGCGGCAGGCGCGGACCCGGTTGGACGAGCGCGTGGAGGCCGAGGATGCGGAGGAGCATTCGTCCCGCGACGCGGAGGAAGAAGCGATCGAGAAGCCAATCCGGCTTAATGACCAGCGGATGACCTATGTGGCGGCGCTTATCCGCGAAAGCGGCGCCGAGAGCATCCTCGACCTCGGCTGCGGCGAGGGACGGCTCCTTCGCGAGCTGATCAAGATACCCGGCCTGAGAAAGATCATCGGTGTCGAAGTTGCGCCGAGGGTGCTGGCCGCTGCCGGCGACCGCCTAAAGTTGGACCATATGCCGGACATGAAGCGGCAGCGTATCCAGCTTCTGCAGGGATCGCTGGTATACCGCGACGACCGGCTTACTGGCTTCGACGCGGCAGCAGTGATCGAGGTCATTGAGCATATGGAGCCGGAGCGTCTTCCCGCCTTCGAGGCGGCTCTGTTCGGACATGCCAGGCCGCGTTTGGCGGTCATTACCACGCCTAATCGCGAGTTTAATGTCATGTTCGAAGGCATGCGGCCGGAGGCCATGCGCCATCCGGATCACCGTTTCGAGTGGACGCGCGCCGAGTTCCGCCACTGGGCCCAGAGCGTGGCTCAGGCTCATGGCTACGAAATCCGTTTCGAAGGCATTGGCGCTGAGGACGCCGCTCACGGGCACCCGACTCAGGTCGCCATTTTCGTGCGCGCTGAGAACGTGAGGGCGGCAGCGTGA
- a CDS encoding DUF6414 family protein, producing MTIAERLKRLVGLGQRPLPVEEETPPNLREFIYLDEVSLRSLLSSLRGEVTESTSEQQGSGFQGELVGKMAMGATVVGKAEVTSKYQTSNSSTLQTSRKATVQSWFRELHGFRNVRLVEPTGEVSPLRHQDELSQVRDTNVALPAASLKRGEMVEFRIRLAADYVFHLGTIAEEFAGIAKDFPQIVASPQAKAMLGDTYVVSRLLSRLLAGLIPVRCEALDYVVVEVAGEEYVARRELVKGLGLETRTLELVGVTEHLAYWKDIRRVLFSGAECTMLARVARSRLHDSWTPVKLAELFRPFTPDLVSQITRASRDPFLDGSKKPADEGPNRMKVALKHYANSIVAHLADEQPASRPSPDFLIDALAATDGSAGEQRTAFAVVRDAILKDQDKTIDPDSDLALRNEARTFAGLALLPGSDTEAPAPVVYAGPEQKLPKLLDVEVIAIYW from the coding sequence GTGACGATCGCTGAGCGGCTGAAGCGGCTGGTGGGGCTCGGACAGCGTCCGCTGCCGGTAGAGGAGGAAACCCCACCCAACTTACGCGAATTTATCTACCTCGATGAGGTTAGCCTTCGCAGCTTGCTCTCCTCGCTGAGGGGCGAAGTAACCGAAAGCACGTCCGAGCAGCAGGGATCGGGCTTTCAGGGCGAGCTGGTGGGCAAGATGGCCATGGGCGCTACCGTCGTCGGTAAAGCCGAGGTCACGTCCAAGTATCAGACGAGCAACAGCAGCACACTCCAGACTTCGCGCAAGGCCACTGTGCAGTCGTGGTTTCGCGAGCTGCATGGGTTCCGCAACGTTCGTCTAGTCGAACCGACCGGCGAGGTGTCGCCGCTCCGGCATCAAGATGAGCTCAGCCAAGTCCGCGACACCAACGTCGCGTTACCCGCGGCAAGCTTGAAGCGCGGCGAGATGGTCGAGTTCCGGATCCGTCTGGCGGCTGACTACGTATTTCACCTCGGGACCATCGCCGAGGAGTTCGCCGGGATCGCCAAAGACTTTCCCCAGATCGTCGCGTCACCACAGGCGAAGGCAATGCTGGGCGACACGTATGTGGTGAGCCGTCTCCTGAGCCGCCTTCTAGCCGGCTTGATCCCGGTGAGGTGCGAGGCACTCGACTACGTGGTCGTGGAGGTCGCAGGCGAGGAATATGTCGCGCGGCGTGAGCTCGTTAAGGGTCTTGGATTGGAAACGAGGACACTCGAGCTAGTGGGCGTGACGGAGCACCTAGCCTACTGGAAGGACATTCGTCGGGTGCTGTTCTCCGGTGCTGAATGCACGATGCTCGCGCGTGTAGCACGCTCCCGACTGCACGACAGCTGGACGCCCGTGAAGCTTGCTGAGCTGTTCCGGCCGTTCACGCCCGACCTGGTGAGCCAGATAACCCGGGCGAGCCGAGATCCCTTCCTGGACGGATCGAAAAAGCCGGCCGACGAAGGGCCGAACCGAATGAAAGTCGCGCTCAAGCATTACGCAAACAGCATCGTAGCGCATCTCGCCGACGAACAGCCTGCATCGCGCCCCTCTCCCGACTTCCTGATCGATGCCCTTGCTGCCACCGATGGCAGCGCCGGCGAGCAGCGAACGGCCTTTGCCGTGGTCCGCGACGCGATCCTGAAGGACCAGGACAAGACCATAGACCCGGACAGCGACCTGGCGCTCAGGAATGAAGCCCGAACCTTCGCCGGTCTGGCCCTCCTTCCAGGTTCCGACACGGAAGCTCCGGCGCCAGTCGTTTATGCCGGTCCTGAGCAAAAGCTACCCAAGCTCCTCGATGTCGAAGTGATTGCGATCTACTGGTGA